One part of the Cryptomeria japonica unplaced genomic scaffold, Sugi_1.0 HiC_scaffold_66, whole genome shotgun sequence genome encodes these proteins:
- the LOC131045881 gene encoding pathogenesis-related thaumatin-like protein 3.8, which translates to MAKVSDLALLLVAGMAISLYIQEARAVKFDIKNQCGYTVWAAGLPGGGQQLTQGQTWTVNLAAGTQSARFWGRTGCSFDASGKGTCQTGDCGGQLSCTVSGAVPATLAEYTQSDQDYYDVSLVDGFNIPLSINPTNAQCTAPACKADVNAVCPAELKVAGGCKSACVAFQTDQYCCTGSYTNSCPATNYSMIFKQQCPQAYSYAKDDTATFACPSGTDYTIVFCP; encoded by the exons ATGGCAAAAGTATCAGATCTTGCGCTTCTTCTTGTGGCTGGAATGGCCATATCTCTTTACATTCAAG AGGCGAGAGCAGTTAAGTTTGATATAAAGAACCAGTGCGGGTACACAGTGTGGGCGGCGGGATTACCCGGAGGAGGGCAGCAGCTGACCCAGGGTCAGACATGGACGGTTAATTTGGCGGCGGGGACACAGTCGGCAAGATTCTGGGGTCGAACCGGCTGCTCTTTCGATGCGAGCGGCAAAGGAACCTGTCAAACCGGTGACTGCGGCGGCCAACTGAGCTGCACAGTCTCGGGAGCTGTTCCCGCCACGCTGGCCGAGTACACTCAGAGCGACCAGGACTATTACGACGTGTCGCTAGTGGACGGCTTcaatattcctctttccatcaacccTACCAATGCACAGTGCACTGCCCCTGCATGCAAAGCCGACGTGAACGCTGTGTGCCCTGCTGAATTGAAGGTTGCCGGCGGATGCAAGAGTGCCTGCGTTGCCTTTCAAACAGACCAGTATTGCTGCACTGGCAGCTATACCAACAGCTGTCCTGCGACAAACTACTCAATGATATTCAAGCAGCAGTGCCCTCAGGCCTACAGTTATGCCAAGGACGATACGGCCACATTCGCTTGCCCCTCCGGTACAGACTACACTATTGTATTCTGTCCCTAG